Sequence from the Aquimarina sp. Aq107 genome:
AGTTCATTTAATAGTGCATTAAATAGTTCCGTTACTCTTTTTGGTCTGGATATTTACAAAGAATATATCAATAAGGAAGCAAGTGAAAAACAAGTAGTAAAAGCTGGAAAAAGCTTTGGTGTTTTATTAGCAGTATTAGCTATGGCTGTGGCTCCATTTATAGCAAATGCCGGGAGCCTTTTTGATTATTTACAAGAGGTGAATGGAATTTATAGTATTCCTATTTTGACCATTATAGTTGTAGGGTATCTTACGAAGAAAGTGCCTGCAATAGCTGGTAAAATTGGTATTATTTCTGGATCTGTATTATATATTTTGAGTCAATTTGTTATAAAGCCAATACTTCAGGGTAACGCAGTAGATGCGGCCAAGGCCAATGGTATTACTGATCTAGCAGAATTAGGAAGAATAGAAGCATCTGCGTATCCTCATTTTTTACATGTAATGGCAATTCTTTTTGTAGTTAACATTATTATCATGTTAATTATTGGTAAATTGTATCCAAGAGAAGAGGCATATGAACAGCAGTATACTAAGGAAGTGGATATAACTCCTTGGAAATACACAAAAATTGTAGGTGCAGTAGTGTGTCTTATTGTTATATCTACCTATATCTATTTTAAATAATTGAAATATATTAAAAAGACAGTTTTATTTTTATATCTATTTTTTTCTGCGATAATTATTGCCCAAGAATTACCGCCGATAGAAGTTTATTCTCCGGATGCTTATGAAGGAGAAACACAAAATTGGTCTATATCCCAAGCTGAGAATAAATATATTTATGTAGCGAATAACAAAGGTCTTTTAGAGTTTAATGGTGCTAATTGGGAATTGTACCCTACACTAAATGAAACCGTAATGCGATCTGTAAAAGTTGTAGGTCAGCGTGTTTATACCGGTTTCTATATGAACTTTGGGTATTGGAAAAAGAATAATTTTGGTAAACTAGAGTACAATTCACTTAGTGATACTATAAAAGAAAAGCTTATAGAAGATGAGCAGTTTTGGCACATAGTAAATCAAGGTGATTGGATATTATTTCAATCTTTAGATAGGATTTACTTATACAATATTATTACAGAAGAAATTTCGATAATAGAATCTAAATTGACTCTTACCAATATTTTTAATGTTAATGGTACAATCTATTATCACGATTTAAATAATGGGATCTATAAAATAGAAAAAGGACAACCTATATTGGTAATAGATGATCCTGAGGTAGTAAATGATAAGATTGTAAATATTTGGAAATCTAATAACAAGATTTTTGTACTTACAACTTCAAAAGGATTTTTTGAGTTTTCTAATGGAGAAGTTAATAAATGGAATACAGAATCAGATGAGCTGTTAAATGGCGCTACGGTTTATAGCAGTACAACGCTTAAAGATGGTAGTATTGTTGTAGGTACAATATCTAATGGACTTATATACCTCTCTGATCAAGGTGAGGTTATCTATCAGGTTAATCAGAACAAAGGGTTAAATAACAATACAGTGTTATCTTCTTTTGAAGATATGGATGGTAATATTTGGCTTGCCTTGGATAATGGGATTAATTGTCTGAATTTAAAATCACCTATACAGAGTTTTAATGATGATAAAGGGACAATTGGTACAGTATATACTACTATAGTCTTTAATGGTTTATTATATCTGGGAACGAATCAAGGGTTGTTTTACAAAAGATTGGATAAGGATGAACAATTTAAATTTGTCGAAGGCACGAATGGACAAGTTTGGAATCTTTTTAGCTATGATGATACATTGTTCTGTGGTCATGATTCAGGAACTTTTCAAATAGAAGGGGATAGTTCTCGCTTAATCTGTGCGATTGGTGGGACTTGGATTTTTCGAGTAGTTCCTGGGCATCCTGATTGGTTATTACAAGGGCATTATGGAGGTCTTAGTATATTACAAAAACAAAATGATACATGGGAACTAAGACATAAAATAGAAGGGTTTGATTATTCTGCAAGGTTTTTAGAAATATATGAAGATCAATTGTGGATTAATCACGAATATAAAGGACTATTTAATTTAACACTGGATAAGAACTTTACAAAAGTGCAAAAAATTGTAAAGGATACAACCGCACCGAAAGGTAAAAACTCTAGTATTGCCAAGTATAAAAACAATATTTTCTATGCTCATCAGAAAGGAGTGTTTTCTTATAACAAAGAGAAGAGAAAGTTTGAAGAAAACAATTTAATTAGCAAAGCTTTTGATATAGAAAAAAAAGGTATTGGAAAACTTGTAAAAGATAATAGAGGAGGGCTTTGGAGTTTTGCTGAAGATGAACTGGATTATATTTTTCAAAGTCAATTTTCAGATAATTTAGATGTTATAAAAGTTCCTATCCCATATGTCTTGAGAAAGGAAATGATAGGTTTTGAAAATATACTTCACATAATAGAAGATAAATACCTATTGGGAACTACTTACGGATATATGATTTTGGATTTATCTAGAGTTCACTCTAGAAAGCATAAAATTATTTTAGAAAAAGTTTCTGCCAAGAAAAAAACTACAGAATTTAAGGAAATCGATGTTCTAGATGCATCTCCTGTTTTTGAATCTAATTTGAACACAGTTTCTTTTGCATATGCAATTCCCGAATATGATAAATATCTTATTTCAAAGTTTCAATATAAGTTAGATGGTTTTTATGAAGACTGGAGCAGTTGGAGTACAAAAACCAACATTGTATTCGAGAATTTACCATTTGGAGAATACACTTTTAAGGTTCGGGCTAAAATAGGAAATGATCTGAGCGATAATGTCTTACAATATAAGTTTATTATAGATAGGCCGTGGTATTTTTCCATTTTGGCTATTATCATATATTCTGTTTTATTTTTGATTTTATTGTTGATAATGCACAGAGCATACAAACGTTATTATTCTAAGCAGAGAGAAAAGTTGGTTCAAGAAAATAAAAAACAACTTGAGCTTAAGCAATTAGAGAGCGAAAGAGAAATAATGAAACTTAATAATGAAAAATTAACTCAAGATATAGATAGTAAAAATCGGGAGTTAGCTTCATCTACGATGAATATTATTAAAAAGAACGAAATTTTAAATACTATTAAAAAAGAACTTCAAAAATCAGAGTCTGAACGAAGTGGATTAAAAAATGTAGAACGAATCATTGATAGAAACTTAAATAATAAGGATGATTGGAACCATTTCGTAGAAGCTTTTAATAGTGTAGATAAAGACTTTCTAAAAAAGCTTAAAGCAAAGCATGATAATTTAACTCCTCATGATTTAAGATTCTGTACCTACTTAAGACTTAATTTATCTTCTAAAGAAATAGCACCATTGTTAAACATTTCTGTGAGAAGTGTAGAAATTAAACGATATCGTTTAAGAAAAAAGCTAGAATTAGAACATTCAGATAGTTTAGTGAACTACATCCTTGAAATTTAGGACTACAACATGTCTTTTTATTACCACAACATTACCTATACTCCAACGTTGTAGTGCAATTACAGTAATACTTTCTTTACATTTTTTTAATAATTAAGAAACTATTATTACTTCCTGTTTTTATTGGGTTTTTCCTTAAAAAAGTTATTAATTTTTTAAATTTTCTAAAACACTGTATGTTTTTTGTTGTGGTTGGTTATTAACGATTTCTTAATATTCGTGGGTAAATTTGAGTAAATCAAACAAAAACATTTATGAAAATTGCTTATTTCTTAATGGCTGTTTTTTTAACAACAGTTATTAATGCTCAGGAAATTCAGATTCGAGGAAGCGTAAAAGATGCTAATGGATTAGAATTACCTGGAGTTAATGTCATTGTAAAGAATACTTCTAATGGAGCAGTGACAGATTTTAATGGGAACTATATATTAAATAATGTATCGGTAGGAAGTGTTGTGTCTTTTTCATATGTAGGATTTACTACTAAAGAAATTACTGTTGGTCAGAATCCCATTATTAATATTATAATGGAGGAGGATAGTGAATCTCTGGAACAGGTTATTGTAATAGGATATGGAACACAGACTAAAAAGGAAATTACTGGAGCAGTTTCTGTTGTGGGAGCTGAAACTATTGAAGAATTAAATCCAGTACGAATAGAACAAGCCTTACAAGGACAAGTAGCGGGTGTAAATGTAACATCACAGTCCGGATCTCCAGGAAGTAGTTCTACAATATCTATCCGTGGAATATCTACAAATGGAGATAGTAGACCATTGATTCTGGTAGATGGAAATGTAATAGAAGATCTTAGTGTGTTAAATCCAAATGATATAGAAAGTATTAATGTACTTAAGGATGCAACTGCTGGTATTTATGGTGTGCGAGCAGCAAATGGTGTAATTCTTATTACAACGAAGTCAGGAGTTCGTAATACGGATTTAAGATTCGAAGTAGATTCTTATGCGGGGTTTCAGGAAACGACAAGAAGATTACCAGTATTAAATGCGACCGAGTATGGAGTAATTATTAATGAGGCATTTGCTGCCGGAGGTAGTACTCCACCTTTTCCTAATTTTACTACACTTGGTGAAGGAACAGATTGGCAAGATGAAATTTTTAGGACAGCAGCAATTTCTAATATAAACCTTAATGTTTCTGGTGGTGGTGAAAATTCTACATATTCTGGAGGAGCTTCTTATTTGACCCAAGATGGAATTGTAGGTGGATCAGATGCTAATTTTGAACGTTTTACAGGGAGATTAAATTATAGTTTAGATTTTGCTAAGAATTTTAAGTTTACAACCTCTGGGATTTTTACACAAACTAATAGAGAAACATTATTAGAGAATACTTTAGGATCTATTTTGTTTAATTCACTAAATATGGCTCCTACATTATCAGTTAGAGATGAGAATGGAGACTTTACGTTGGCAGAAGGTTTAGGAAATGAAGTGATTAATCCAATAGCACAAATAGAGAATACGTTTAATAATACAAGAGTAAATCGCATTGGAGCAACTTTTGGATTGAAATATAATTTCTTAAACAATTTTACGGCAGAATCAAGATTTCAGTTTAATTATTCAGAAGTTGATGGTAAAGTCTTTTCTCCAGAAGTGTTTTACGGATCTGGAAAAGTATTTAATGTAGACAGAAGTAGTGTTACAGAGTTTAAAAATTTCTTTAGAGATTTTACTTGGGATAATTTTTTGAAATATGAAAAGGTATTTGCTGATGATCATGATGTAAAAGTATTATTAGGGATGTCTGTTTTTAAAACAACAGGAACATTTACAGGTTTTACAGGCTTTGATATTATTGATAATTCATATGATAATGCTAATATTTCGCAAGCATCAGATGTAGTTGATAATTTTCAGAATGGTGGAAACACTTTCGATAGTAGATTACTATCTTATTTTACAAGATTACAGTATGGTTATAAAGGAAAGTATCTACTTTCTGCCGTAATTAGAAGAGATGGATCTACAAAGTTTGGACCTAAAAATAAGTTTGGATATTTTCCTTCTGCTTCAGTCGGTTGGGTAGTATCAGACGAGTCATTCTTGAATAATAGTAGTTGGTTAAATTTCTTAAAGCTTAGAGGAAGTTATGGAGTTATTGGAAATGATAGAATAGGTGATTTTGGATTTGTTTCTTTATTAAGCGGAGA
This genomic interval carries:
- a CDS encoding triple tyrosine motif-containing protein, giving the protein MKYIKKTVLFLYLFFSAIIIAQELPPIEVYSPDAYEGETQNWSISQAENKYIYVANNKGLLEFNGANWELYPTLNETVMRSVKVVGQRVYTGFYMNFGYWKKNNFGKLEYNSLSDTIKEKLIEDEQFWHIVNQGDWILFQSLDRIYLYNIITEEISIIESKLTLTNIFNVNGTIYYHDLNNGIYKIEKGQPILVIDDPEVVNDKIVNIWKSNNKIFVLTTSKGFFEFSNGEVNKWNTESDELLNGATVYSSTTLKDGSIVVGTISNGLIYLSDQGEVIYQVNQNKGLNNNTVLSSFEDMDGNIWLALDNGINCLNLKSPIQSFNDDKGTIGTVYTTIVFNGLLYLGTNQGLFYKRLDKDEQFKFVEGTNGQVWNLFSYDDTLFCGHDSGTFQIEGDSSRLICAIGGTWIFRVVPGHPDWLLQGHYGGLSILQKQNDTWELRHKIEGFDYSARFLEIYEDQLWINHEYKGLFNLTLDKNFTKVQKIVKDTTAPKGKNSSIAKYKNNIFYAHQKGVFSYNKEKRKFEENNLISKAFDIEKKGIGKLVKDNRGGLWSFAEDELDYIFQSQFSDNLDVIKVPIPYVLRKEMIGFENILHIIEDKYLLGTTYGYMILDLSRVHSRKHKIILEKVSAKKKTTEFKEIDVLDASPVFESNLNTVSFAYAIPEYDKYLISKFQYKLDGFYEDWSSWSTKTNIVFENLPFGEYTFKVRAKIGNDLSDNVLQYKFIIDRPWYFSILAIIIYSVLFLILLLIMHRAYKRYYSKQREKLVQENKKQLELKQLESEREIMKLNNEKLTQDIDSKNRELASSTMNIIKKNEILNTIKKELQKSESERSGLKNVERIIDRNLNNKDDWNHFVEAFNSVDKDFLKKLKAKHDNLTPHDLRFCTYLRLNLSSKEIAPLLNISVRSVEIKRYRLRKKLELEHSDSLVNYILEI
- a CDS encoding TonB-dependent receptor produces the protein MKIAYFLMAVFLTTVINAQEIQIRGSVKDANGLELPGVNVIVKNTSNGAVTDFNGNYILNNVSVGSVVSFSYVGFTTKEITVGQNPIINIIMEEDSESLEQVIVIGYGTQTKKEITGAVSVVGAETIEELNPVRIEQALQGQVAGVNVTSQSGSPGSSSTISIRGISTNGDSRPLILVDGNVIEDLSVLNPNDIESINVLKDATAGIYGVRAANGVILITTKSGVRNTDLRFEVDSYAGFQETTRRLPVLNATEYGVIINEAFAAGGSTPPFPNFTTLGEGTDWQDEIFRTAAISNINLNVSGGGENSTYSGGASYLTQDGIVGGSDANFERFTGRLNYSLDFAKNFKFTTSGIFTQTNRETLLENTLGSILFNSLNMAPTLSVRDENGDFTLAEGLGNEVINPIAQIENTFNNTRVNRIGATFGLKYNFLNNFTAESRFQFNYSEVDGKVFSPEVFYGSGKVFNVDRSSVTEFKNFFRDFTWDNFLKYEKVFADDHDVKVLLGMSVFKTTGTFTGFTGFDIIDNSYDNANISQASDVVDNFQNGGNTFDSRLLSYFTRLQYGYKGKYLLSAVIRRDGSTKFGPKNKFGYFPSASVGWVVSDESFLNNSSWLNFLKLRGSYGVIGNDRIGDFGFVSLLSGEGAYVIDDELVIGTAIGQLSNPEIKWEQQKTLDIGFDTRLFNNKIDITFDYFKKRTEDLLVVAPVSGILGVSAPGSAPPIINAGIVENKGYEFLISYNDQFSENFKFNISFNLTTLDNEVVSVNSENSFIAGGSFGVGQDPPSRMEAGKPIGYFYGLQTDGIFQNQSEVDTHATQANAAPGDLRYVDVNGDGEINSDDRTDIGNPIPDATMGLNVGFEYKNFDFTTYAFASVGNDIVRNYERNQPLVNRSNAFLNRWTGEGTTNSFPRVTTGANSNSLFSSFYVEDGSYIRIQNVQLGYTFSGQYMTPIGIDKFRIYASVNNLYTFTEYQGYDPAASSGAPIGGGIDQGFYPVPRTYLLGVNLKF